One window of Gemmatimonas aurantiaca genomic DNA carries:
- a CDS encoding tRNA guanosine(34) transglycosylase Tgt encodes MSGFLFTTRLAADASNGNARLGWFTTPHGAVETPAFMPVGTHASVRGLAMHELRDAGANMVLANAYHLYLRPGDEMVRALGGVHAFARWDGPMLTDSGGYQVFSLSRYRTVTEDGVEFRSKLDGARHHYTPERVMQIERNIGADVIMQLDELIAGGSSYDASRSAMERSLRWLERCRVEFDRLSRDGRAPVRALTVPAGAPPLATDDIARDIVAPPQALFPIVQGGTWADLRRASIDGILQAGDWVGVAVGGLSVGEAKSAMYETFEVCSPLLPADKPRYLMGVGFPDDLLEAVARGMDLFDCVAPTRMGRHGTVFTPDGKTQIQKSSNRTDRRPLTESCPCPACTQYDRAYLRHLMVTEEPLGPRLLALHNLTFLLELMRETRDALRDGRFGSWSAEWLARYRHGR; translated from the coding sequence GTGAGCGGGTTTTTGTTCACGACCCGTCTTGCCGCGGATGCGTCAAACGGGAACGCACGACTGGGCTGGTTCACCACACCACACGGCGCCGTGGAAACGCCGGCCTTCATGCCGGTGGGCACCCATGCCTCGGTGCGCGGTCTTGCGATGCACGAACTGCGCGATGCCGGTGCAAACATGGTGCTGGCCAACGCCTACCATCTCTATCTGCGTCCGGGCGACGAGATGGTGCGGGCACTCGGCGGTGTGCACGCCTTCGCGCGCTGGGATGGGCCCATGCTCACCGACTCTGGTGGGTATCAGGTGTTCTCGCTGTCACGGTATCGCACCGTCACCGAAGACGGTGTAGAGTTCCGCAGCAAACTCGATGGTGCGCGGCATCACTACACCCCCGAACGGGTGATGCAGATCGAGCGCAACATCGGCGCCGACGTGATCATGCAGCTCGACGAACTCATCGCGGGTGGTTCGTCGTACGATGCGTCGCGATCGGCGATGGAGCGCAGCCTCCGGTGGCTGGAGCGGTGTCGTGTGGAATTCGACCGATTGTCGCGCGACGGACGTGCGCCGGTGCGCGCACTCACGGTGCCGGCGGGCGCTCCGCCACTGGCTACGGACGACATCGCGCGCGACATCGTGGCGCCGCCGCAGGCACTCTTCCCCATCGTGCAGGGTGGCACCTGGGCCGACCTCCGACGGGCGTCCATCGATGGCATTCTGCAGGCTGGTGATTGGGTTGGCGTGGCCGTGGGTGGACTCTCGGTGGGTGAAGCCAAGAGTGCGATGTACGAGACATTCGAGGTGTGCTCGCCGCTCCTGCCCGCGGACAAGCCGCGTTACCTGATGGGCGTGGGATTCCCCGACGATCTGCTGGAAGCCGTGGCGCGTGGCATGGATCTGTTCGATTGTGTGGCGCCCACGCGCATGGGACGGCATGGCACCGTCTTCACGCCCGATGGCAAGACGCAGATCCAGAAGAGCAGCAACCGCACCGATCGCCGGCCGCTCACCGAGTCCTGCCCGTGTCCGGCGTGCACGCAGTACGACCGTGCATACCTGCGGCATCTCATGGTCACGGAAGAACCCCTCGGCCCACGTCTCCTGGCGCTGCACAACCTGACGTTTCTGCTGGAGCTCATGCGGGAGACCCGTGACGCGCTGCGTGATGGGCGGTTCGGGTCATGGAGCGCGGAGTGGCTGGCGCGGTATCGGCACGGACGATAG
- a CDS encoding carboxypeptidase regulatory-like domain-containing protein produces the protein MWSMVPRVIGLALFVSCTSALAGQSAETNGIVRGEVVSSVDSRPVVDAEILLTIGSGTRISRTDERGQFSINRVPDGRHGLQVRRLGYLPSSLTVDVQDGTASVTVRLAPSTQVLQSVRVRRSFSGVRGVVGADSTLEPIVGAQVAIMGTSGRAKTDSVGGFLIGIRPGAYIARISAPGFRPSLRSILVRRDTVTEVVELLATGQKGSSIVLEAALTDAYTRLNARGPMSVVVSGEELRQTKSDGLVAALMQNRTTSAKGLRLGRSVCIFLNGRPMPDLGLSMLNTAEVEALEVYTKASDTHGALGQLWPPGRECGSTGVASKPDPSVTIAWIVIWTRQ, from the coding sequence ATGTGGTCCATGGTGCCGCGTGTCATCGGACTCGCCCTATTTGTCTCGTGCACATCTGCGCTTGCTGGTCAGAGCGCAGAGACCAATGGTATTGTGCGCGGCGAGGTCGTCAGCTCCGTCGATAGTCGACCCGTCGTCGATGCCGAGATCCTCCTCACCATTGGATCCGGCACGCGGATTTCACGAACCGACGAGCGTGGGCAGTTTTCGATCAACAGGGTTCCCGACGGGCGTCATGGCTTGCAGGTGAGACGATTGGGCTATTTGCCCAGCTCGCTCACGGTTGATGTTCAGGACGGAACGGCCTCCGTCACAGTGCGGCTTGCCCCTTCGACGCAGGTCCTGCAGAGCGTCCGGGTCCGGCGTTCGTTCTCGGGCGTTCGCGGTGTCGTAGGAGCGGATTCGACCCTCGAGCCTATTGTTGGGGCACAAGTCGCCATCATGGGCACAAGTGGGCGAGCGAAGACCGACTCAGTCGGAGGGTTTCTCATCGGTATTCGCCCGGGAGCGTACATCGCGCGGATTTCGGCACCAGGTTTCCGACCGTCGCTCCGCAGCATCCTCGTCAGACGGGATACAGTCACCGAGGTGGTGGAGTTGCTGGCGACTGGGCAGAAGGGAAGCTCCATCGTGCTGGAGGCCGCACTGACGGACGCCTATACCAGGCTGAATGCGCGCGGCCCCATGTCGGTCGTGGTTTCGGGTGAAGAGCTGAGACAAACGAAATCCGATGGGCTCGTGGCCGCACTGATGCAGAACCGAACCACGAGCGCAAAAGGGCTCCGACTTGGCCGATCGGTTTGCATCTTCCTGAACGGAAGGCCGATGCCGGACTTGGGCCTGTCCATGTTGAACACTGCGGAGGTCGAGGCACTGGAGGTCTACACCAAGGCATCCGATACGCACGGAGCACTGGGTCAGTTGTGGCCCCCGGGCCGTGAGTGCGGATCGACAGGAGTTGCTTCAAAGCCCGACCCTTCCGTCACCATCGCATGGATCGTCATATGGACCCGACAATGA
- a CDS encoding PEP-CTERM sorting domain-containing protein yields MSKAALIATATLGAIALPASAQTVTYTPGTQYDVAGLGNHVATGASMAGMQVTYTTFSGFTETLTWGALGGGYAGQCGVMSSDGGYRFVLRFTCQEDTYSSYAGYTWLLSYAGKDQFTGEQLHGELSTVVLNGASSRTVFDCAWTGNSCQQNGNTATEVGTSGSDKGWSAQNAGFGNEPTFTYSNIVGIGGIAPVGDIYEQLLIDFTGRNFGANGSTAYVFYVDTDHTDPNSPIPSPWTSTPPTTVPEPSTYALMASGLAAIFGIARRRRTA; encoded by the coding sequence TTGAGCAAGGCCGCCCTCATCGCCACGGCAACCCTCGGAGCGATCGCGCTTCCGGCGTCTGCCCAGACCGTCACCTACACCCCCGGAACGCAGTACGATGTCGCCGGACTCGGCAACCATGTAGCGACCGGCGCGAGCATGGCCGGGATGCAGGTGACGTATACGACATTCTCGGGTTTCACCGAGACACTGACCTGGGGAGCACTGGGCGGTGGCTATGCAGGCCAGTGCGGCGTGATGTCCTCAGACGGAGGGTACCGGTTCGTTTTGCGCTTTACCTGTCAAGAGGACACCTACTCGTCCTATGCGGGCTACACCTGGCTGCTGAGCTATGCGGGAAAGGACCAGTTCACAGGCGAACAACTGCATGGTGAACTTTCGACTGTCGTGCTCAACGGTGCGTCGAGCCGTACGGTGTTCGATTGTGCGTGGACAGGCAACTCGTGCCAGCAGAATGGCAACACGGCAACCGAGGTTGGCACGTCGGGATCGGACAAGGGCTGGTCAGCCCAGAACGCAGGCTTTGGAAACGAACCAACTTTTACGTACTCGAACATTGTGGGAATCGGCGGAATTGCGCCGGTTGGGGACATCTATGAGCAATTGCTGATCGACTTCACGGGAAGGAATTTCGGTGCAAATGGAAGCACCGCATACGTCTTCTACGTCGACACCGACCACACCGACCCCAACTCACCCATCCCGTCGCCGTGGACGAGCACGCCGCCAACCACGGTTCCCGAACCGAGCACCTATGCGCTCATGGCTTCGGGGCTGGCAGCGATCTTCGGTATCGCCCGACGCAGACGGACGGCCTGA